The following proteins are encoded in a genomic region of Synechococcus sp. ROS8604:
- a CDS encoding alpha/beta hydrolase has translation MPRKSSRQTILALGAAIGLSISSAFQPVHAAKDVALVSGAYKRSISVSDLVYLAETGKARGILSDVLRFGKQDPKEVAKLLNQKLDLPLVLTSRLMSTRIGDVIIRRVATIIYPLKVPDPSVSVPAIRAGVINGLQKEEGGLTVINFLDAYPAEVMEVNIPALMALIEKAESIAGLVKFFSDSPLDGLK, from the coding sequence ATGCCCCGCAAATCCAGCCGCCAAACCATCCTGGCGCTTGGTGCCGCAATCGGTCTCAGCATTTCATCTGCGTTTCAACCGGTCCATGCTGCCAAGGATGTTGCTCTCGTCAGCGGAGCCTATAAACGATCGATCTCTGTGAGCGACCTTGTCTATCTCGCAGAAACTGGCAAAGCCAGAGGCATTCTTTCTGATGTTCTTCGCTTTGGAAAACAGGATCCCAAAGAGGTCGCCAAATTACTGAACCAGAAACTTGATCTTCCCTTAGTTCTTACCAGTCGTTTGATGTCCACTCGCATCGGAGACGTCATCATCCGCCGTGTCGCAACGATCATTTATCCCCTCAAAGTGCCCGATCCCTCGGTGAGCGTTCCTGCCATCCGAGCCGGTGTCATTAACGGTCTGCAAAAAGAAGAGGGTGGCCTCACCGTGATCAACTTTCTGGATGCCTATCCGGCAGAGGTGATGGAGGTGAATATTCCTGCCCTCATGGCCTTGATCGAAAAAGCTGAATCCATTGCTGGCTTGGTGAAATTCTTCTCCGATTCACCCCTCGACGGTTTGAAATAA